A region of Megalobrama amblycephala isolate DHTTF-2021 unplaced genomic scaffold, ASM1881202v1 scaffold563, whole genome shotgun sequence DNA encodes the following proteins:
- the LOC125262035 gene encoding alpha-tectorin-like, whose product MVHVFFQDMIITVNNRRHSWVNGKKVSYPFMPKEGLSVSYSNETVVIEKMSTMRLTYSVTEGVVLSINGDLTGKVCGTCGNFNGDAADDMRTSDGRNSTMMSLVVSSWQAEDFFTCDM is encoded by the exons ATGGTCCATGTCTTCTTCCAGGACATGATCATCACAGTCAACAATCGCCGACACAGCTGG GTGAATGGGAAGAAGGTCTCGTATCCCTTTATGCCTAAAGAAGGGTTGTCAGTCTCATACAGTAATGAGACTGTCGTCATTGAGAAGATGTCTACCATGAGACTGACTTACTCTGTCACTGAAGGGGTCGTTTTATCCATAAACGGAGATCTGACAGGCAAAGTTTGTGGCACCTGTGGCAACTTTAATGGAGATGCTGCAGATGATATGAGAACTTCTGATGGGAGAAACTCCACTATGATGTCTCTGGTTGTATCATCCTGGCAGGCTGAAGACTTCTTTACATG TGACATGTAA